The Mytilus galloprovincialis chromosome 3, xbMytGall1.hap1.1, whole genome shotgun sequence genomic interval ATCATTCAAAAGGGGTGTACAAGTGGTCCAGCTTCGATAGATGTTCAACCTGGTTTTTATCGTCATTTTAGAGAATCACCGTCTTCACTGTAGGTAATTCGCACTAACTAGTACATCTGTTGTTCTCACATCAAACATGTACAATAAACAGTATGATTATACTCCCATGGGAGGCCTGTACTATAATGGAAGACCATATAGTACATGAAgtattttttgtagttttgtcCTTGTCCTTTAGTTTATATGCTGAGTACAAAACTTTGGGTAACTATAAGCAGTACAGAAATTCATTTGGCTTTCCTAGACATTAATCTATCATTAGGTCACTTTAAGAACATGCCAAATTTGTCTAacattaaataattacatatgaGTAACATGACTTTACTCTTCACTTGATGTTTTTATGATCAACCACGTCCATGTTTTTTCAAAGTCGTGTAGCATTTATCAAATAAGTCACTGTGTCAGGTGATTATGCTCATTTCGATAAGCTTTCATTAGCAGCTGTAAAGATTAATACAAATAGAAGTATTTACCCTTGATTTCAAAGTATTGAAGGAGTAGGAAGTTTTACTCTTGTCCATCTGTCTGTACGtcccaaaattgatttctgttctcAAACTTTAGTTGCCTCAACCAAACATAATGAAACTtaacacaatacttattaccacaaaacacaattttgatttttttcatatactTATTCATCCATAAGTTTCTCAATCTTTTTCTccttattaaagttgtataaatgtttattaaTCATGTATGTTTGGCTCTATGATTTAAAAGGAATAATTAGTTGCAAATAGTGAAATACTGGTAACTGAGAAACAGGTAATTGTATTTTGTCTTTGAGAAATTTTTTTAGGCAATATAACTTTTGTCCAAGACAGGCCTATtagttaaataaatgaaaaaccaACAAATTGTTAACATATTCTTTATCTTAAGACTTGAACAATTGTCTTTGGCAAACAACAGAATAAATATTTGTGTGCCAAAGgaaaaacaatacatgtatatcacaaTATTATCAAGATTAATCAGCAGATTgtggtaaaatataaaatatggttGTTTCATTTTTTCCATCAAATATAGAACaacttttcatatatttcaaatagACCATTTATAGTTAAATATAGTACATTTACTCTTTGGACAATCATGCATCATGGTTAGATGGACATTCTAAACctataatttttataaagatatatgTGCATATCTAGTCTGTTCAAGTTAACCTTTCTGAAGAGTTATTTAGGAAACTAACTAACTGATATCAAATGAGACATCCTGAACATTTTACTTTACCGATTTACAACTGAgcaaatatgttttcaataacATCAGTTTTTGGAATAGCATATCACCAAATTTGATTTGAACACACTAGTTGTAAGTTGATGGGCTAAGTAAAGGTATTTTTGTGGGAAAGACTTTTTCTTAATATCTGCATTCTTACAGATCCTCCTTTTTAAAGCTCTGGATCATTTATCATTggataaaataaaaccaaattgtTACATTAatcattgttaaaaatttaaGTATTTGAAATGCAAATGTGAACTGTACAATTAAGAAAtgtcattttataaaacttgtaGGTAGCTTtgccattttatatttcaaacctATTTAGGTGTAGTCTATGATGATAGAAATTCTACCTTTTGTTACagtaaattataaaaagtttaatcATTTAAACAAATTCATACAAAGTATAAGCACATATTTCAACTTAACAAGTAaccaatatttcataaaaaaaagtaaaacagtcAGGCACATTCATAAATATCACACAAAATTAGAAGTCAATAGTATCACAGAATGAACTagcaaataaaatacatgtattggcATTTATAACctctgaaaatatataataaacagtaatatttacataaaaaatatgagTGACATGAACAAAATCTTTGGAATTCTTGTAAATaggaaattcaataaaaaaaacatgcagtgAAGCCATCAGCTCTTgactatttataaaacaaaataaatctataAATTATTTTATCTTGAAATGTATTTAGAACATCATTTTTAATCTGTGACATTACTCACACAAgagtacttttttttcatttgtgccttacacaattttcaaaagtttttttaatttactgaatTCAGTAATCAAAGGCCACAGATAAGTTATCCTAAAATTAGCATATAAAGAAAAACTCCAATTTATTTGGCACAAGAGTAAGCAGTTGATAGATGGAAGATATCTTcccccatttaaaaaaataaatggtaatttacaTATTAGAAACAAAAGGAAATTGTCAAAAAATGaacaacatgaaataaaaataatcagtCATCTTCATTTTCCATAGCTTTACATcgattagaaatatttttattgaagGGCATTTGAAAGTCATCAAAGTCCACTTCCCACGTAAACTGATCCCTTTTTTTCTGTTTCTCTCCTAGTAAATCTTCAGTTGTTGGTTGTGGTACCCAGGCTCTTAAAGGAATATATGTAATATCTTCTTGTTCATCTAAACCCTGGGCAAGTGCTGAAGCAGCACGTAATATTGATCCTTTTCTTTGTCTTGGAGGCCCATCTTCAAAATCTCTGGTACCATACGGATTCTGTAAGACAAAACAGCTgcaaattatttcaattcaaagcttataaaaaaaaaaagtcttccaTATAAACATTAGTGCATTAAATGTGTATCGATACAGAatacttttttgaaaattaatttgctgtatgaaatgaacataaaatttcaaaaaaaaaattgatataatgTCAAATGTGTTTTTCGTGCAAAGCATAAATGTGAAAATattaatgtatattaaaaaattttaaaaagttgttaGAATTCAATGACACAGCTATAtatgtaaatgattttttaaccAGTAAAAGTACTCCAAAAGTCAATTATCGCAACAGTttagtaatttatttttttctcattttcaagAAAAGTTCAAGTAAAGTTTCAAACTGATATTGTTCAAATTATCCTTTTATATGGATtcttatttcaatataataattatgCTATTATGACAGTTTCTATTTGGTATTCTGAATTTGTAAGTACAATAATGATTTAAAGAGATGAACTGATGACTGACCATGTTAATTTGAGAGAATGACAAGGCAGTAGTgcattaatataaataaacaaatcttAAATAAATAGACCATTTtactgcacaaaaaaaaaaaaacaacaaaagaataAAAGGGGGATCgtgggtctaaatcaattttcttccctaatataggatttctctatattttttcataaatgaactttatcatatacttaaaagaaaaagaaaataaaaatatggggtcaccgttcatttaagctcacaatctgcctccgaaagaagcatacaattttgttaatgtccttttttttctgttgatctaataggagaaaaaaaggtaatatcgaaataaaaaaagaactaaattacagaaattgctaaaattttacaattatttagtttatgtacagcttatttgaaaacaataataaaaaatataggtcactcgatgagttaaaaaatatatttcaattttaatgcccataaatggcatttttgcaccaaagggagataatttggagctttttcaatgataaaaacattttaaaagtcattggGGCCAAACTGAATCaatgtttttggttgatttttgtaccatatcataaagttatatctaatagtgtaataaataaaatttgtaatgaaaaaacaaatgtttaattttttgccgaaatttttgtacccgcgagcctccttaacaaCAATTTCAGAAACAAGCCATGAGCTGAAAGGTAATTGTGTGACTCTGTTTGCTGAAATGTTGAAGGTAACATAACAGAAAGACtttgtaataataaaattgaaactgtCACAACAATGATTAGACATTAATTGTCACAAGCAATACTATACTATGAATCGTAATGAATGACATATAGTGATGTTTGCATTATGATAGATGCGAGATATACATTTATCAAACAgtggttgaaaaataaatggacaAATTCATTTGACCTGTAGTTTATATGCACATTCTGCATTCTACAGTAAGCAGAAAAACTCATAAACATTATCATTTAATAATAGCGTAATAAATAACATTTGAAGAACATATCAATATGCATTTCATACCAAGAAAGACTCTTGTTATTAAGAAAATGTGAGCACTTTTTCtgtgaatgattttaatgttttgttaactaaataataaaatcaatctgAAACAGGTTGAAAGAATACTGACATGCAGTTAAACTGCTATatctattgtttattttatatgatcAAAATGAATATCTATTCATAAAAGGTGTTAAGATAATGTGTTTTTGTCAGATATTataaggtcaaattttatcacacATTGCCATGACCTTAGAGTCTTTTCATTTATTCTAAGTTTATTACTTAGAATAATAAAACTATCTGTACTATTAATGAACCATTGTTTGTCAGTCTTTACTTTACATAAGAGAACTGTTTTATGGCTATGATTAAGACATTGATTTTTTCAACAATAAACGCattcaaataaaacaacataattgataaaatatgtcatgcaacttattttattattcaatttcccttgattttttaatataaatgaaaacaagTCCAAGCAAATAAAaatgtccatttttttttatagtaatgaaATTAATAACATTAAATATTAGATTACAGTAGAGGATTTCACACAGGCACCCAAAGACAAGGGGAGATAATATGATTATTAAATATTGTTATCCCCCTTGACTGAAGAGCATGACTTGCTTTATGAAAATACTAGCAATTCAGAAAAATGTCTATTTAATGTAGttgtataaatttttaaaaaaaataggagtTTTCACTTTAGGTAAGGGGGCCTCTAATAAtgatatttttgatttatttttcacaaagcaAATCATTTACAGTTAAGCCAAAGTTAACATAATTAATCTAAATATCTAGATGCAGAGTAACTGGCAGAcagtattatttgaaaaaaaaaataatttctacaTATCATTACCCTTGGTTTTTTGGTTCTAAACAGCTTATGTTGAttactatacaaaaaataaaattataaaataagaaattaGCTAAAAATGCATCCAGAATATCAGTGTGACCGTCAAAGCTTTATACCACACCATAGTTAAAAGGTGATTTCAGCACACTCAGGCCAAACCAAAAATATTTCTAGATTTTCATCCCCTATTAAACATTTGTATTACTGTTGTATAAAAGTAAAATGATTATGGGAATGTCACCTCCTTATTTTTAtcagatgtaaattttgtaatgTACCCGATGTACATTGAGGGGATGATAATCTAAATCAGTTTTACAGTATTGGCCAATTGCTTACATCAATTTGATGCTGCTGAGGATGCTCTTGAGGGTACCTGTGTAAAAATCCAAAATATCAATTGCTTAAAAGATTATACACGATAGTTATGGAATTTCAGTGGTGCCATAatgagtatttttttaaattcaatgacTTTCATCTTTTAAGACTGGcttattgttaaatataataaattgaaattatatatatttactgtCTATGTATGCCAACTATTTTTACCATGTTAAAAGTAACATTCTTTAAAGATTCAGatccaatattttattttacttcataTTATATTACCATGGTAATTTATCATTTGTACTCaataagatattttaaaagtatctaatgaaaattataatacaaCTAACTTCAGAACTAAAATAACAAgatcaaatttaaacaaaattctcCAGGGAAGATAACTCACACAGTGAAGAAAACTCCAATAATTCTGAAGTGCAATATATGTccatatatttataaatctattcaatatatcaaatgatGACAACAAGAATGTGGCAATCTGATTTCAGTTCATGAAATAATACCCAACAAAAACCAACTAACTATAGTTGATCTCTGGACAACATTTAActcaatttaattcaaaattgtaAGATCATTATTTATCAAAACTGAAGTTATCTTTCAGGTCaagtaatagaaataaaaatatcttaaaagtAAAGATTCTAATACAACGAAAAATGTTTTGCCCaagaaatatattttcaaatcttaagttattttccaaattattatttttataaatcaaaagaaGTGGATTTATGTGAGATAAGATATGCCTCTAATGATTGTGAGTGAGGAAAAAAATTACACAAAGTTGAAGATTAACGTGCATAGTATAAATATTTGTTCATGGGTCAAATATTTGAACAAATGTCCAAAAATACTTTagttcttgcatttatttatgTCATCATGTAatacattcatgaaatattatcCATATAATACCACAGAGTAATAATATAATCCACATACTACcagtaataaataaatcatagaGTAAAGAGTACTATTCCTGAaccttatataaaagataatgtATACTATGATCTATACAGATATGACCACAACCTAATGGCTTACACTTGATGATTGTCGATCTGTACCCGTATTGGTACCTGTGGTCGTTAAACGTTCTCCTGTTTGCTGTAATAATTCATTTGGTTTTTTAAATGACTCAACAAAAGGAAAGAGAatcataaacaaaatgataaacttccacaatgattttttaaactttgaatttttcatgCATACTTTTATTTCTTAGTGAGAACAGAATTCAGGGTGCAACGTCACCCAATAGTGCTATATACTATAGTTGCACTGAAGGCCAAGCTTTAGATACATgcagtaaaattttattttgagtaTATGAATACTGTGATATTATGtcataaatttattatataacaagtagtaaaatattaaataaactcaaCCCTACAAGAAGCAAGGTTAAACATCATACATGAAAGTAAATATCTGTCAATAAACTCTTTCAGTTTTAGATTTATATGGTTGCTAatgtaaatatcaaaaataaattgaataaatttttgaataaaagaacATCAACGAATTAAATAATGGTGTTCAGCATGACTTGTGATACAGCCTACATGAAAAACAATGATGTAAACTAAATTAATGGAAATAATTTTATCTGGTTGTATTTTTAATCCAGTAGAACAAATTAGACACTTAGTGCAAATGTAATCTTGATTGTTCAGTaatgattttatttgtatttataccTGTGAAGCTGGAGCTTGATTTTCTTTTTGATCTCCACCTGGCCCTGAAGCTGGTCTAGCTGTTTTAGCCCCTCCTTTGCCTTTTCCTCCTTTTCCCTTTCCCCCTTTCTTGTCACTTGGAGTTGGCATACTCTCCCATTTAGTCTGAACTACATCTATAACCCTTGGATCAGCCCAAGCTAAAGCTAAATCCATTGGATTGtgacctataaaaaaaaaagtaaatgaaacatATTACTGAATAGTTTATATTGTAGACCACAGAACTAAATGCAACTGTAAATAGTATTATTGACATGTTTGTGTTATCTTGAAAAAGTGTATAACAAGCTTGACTGACTTGTATATATAGCACAGTCAGTGTTGAAAAAAACTACAACACAAATAAATTTTGAGTTCAGTATAGTTTTTATTTATTAGGATTAAGTATCCCTTCTTTTACATTGGTGCAATTTTATGTAAGTCCTTTTTACTTGTGGCTTAAAGAGGAATGCCCATGATAAACAACAGACCTTATGACAAATAATTCTTTTGGTAGATCAAGTGCACCTTGCATTgtttacaaatgaaataataCCCACATTCATAATTcagatgaaatattttttacGATTAGAATACATTTGACTCAAACTGATGCTAGAGGCagtaatgtaataaaatttgcaACTTGTTGAAAGCATCACTGCAATTCTTAGAACAACAATAAAAAGGCTGTTTCTTTGCCTTGCTTTTGTCAAGTGAGTGTAAGGATTTTGTGTCAtaaattaatttttcttttccttttcagaTTGACTTAAAACTTAAATCATGTATAAACTGTTAATATTTTAAAGTGAACACAAAAAACACCATGGAAGCAGGTTAAAGCGGACCTCCAATTTCAAGATCAGCCAACTATAATTATTTCACGCATATTAAGTTGTAATATTGTGAAATAAATATACAACAATTGTTGGGGTTTTAACATTTATATGTCTGAAAATATTGTCTATTTTTTTACCTTTCTTATTTTCAGTTTGAACTCTGACTCCTCTGCTTATTAGGTAAGCCACCACATTCTCTTTGGAACTCTCTATAGCTCTCGTTAGTGGTGTGCCACCATTCATTGTTGTGGCATCTATTTCTGCACCATGCTCAATCAGAAATTCTACTACATTCAACTGACCAGAATGACAGGCATGGTGCAATGGTGTCCACTTAAAATTGTCTCGAGCATTTATATTGgcactaaaaaacaaaaaacattttatatatatatatagaagttgaCAATACCTTATATAAAACACAAACAATTCTgtgtaatttttcatataaaataacatttgaaaatctATCAATAATATTTAACAATATTAGACTAAGTAAACCGTTTTCTTGTACATGATATAGTAATTTATAGAACTTTAAGAATCGTGTGGTGATAATAGTTTTTCATTCAACAATTATACAAATGTTCTGCTTTAAACAGTTTTTAGTTGCACAAGTGGTATTATGATTCATGAACATGTAGCTCGTTCATCTGGagtttgaaataaattataatacTTTGTCCACAACAAGGTTAACCAATTTTAAACATGTCTTTGGGGTTTTGATGTGTTGTATTATAGTGTTATTGGGCTGAGGTCTCATTGATGCATACATCATATGTCATGTTATTCTTATTCAAAACTGGCAAAGTACTTTTTTCTACAAAGCACAAAGCATTTAATACTTAAACATAAGGTAGTGACTATTGTCAGCTGAGAGTTCGAATTATGTGTCTTGATGACAACTGAAATGTCTCTCTATGAATGTTTACCTGGTTAGCACTCAAAAGTCAACTTGTTATTGACAGGTCTAGGCCATCTAGTGCAAAACAGACATCATCATATTATCAACATAAACAGCATGTTATGTTTACTTCTAAACAATACCTTAAGTACAACTAATCAACCCTATCTTTTGGCAATAAGTACAATTTTAAGGtggttaatacatgtatataaacaatatgTATAGGAAACCATTGAAACATACAAAACTATTTGATTAAATATGAATTTCAGTTGTAATATAAGTAACCTACCCATTTTCTAGCAGAAATTTGACCATTTCCAGATTTCCAGCAGAACATGCACACATGagaggagttttataatacttgtCTCTGGTGTCAACATGTGATCCTTTCTGGAATGCAGTCCTTAGAGAATCAAAGTCCCCATTTTTAGTAGCATCAGTAACATTAATGTACATCCTCTCTGGATGTTGTAGGTACCAAGATGAATCATCCTGTAGAGGATGATGAGGTGGTTTGTCTCTGTCAAATCTTCCAGTATCAGTGAAATTAATGTGTCTTTCAATAAACATTTCAGGAGGTCCTCCACCATATGTTCTAGGTCCATCATCTTTAACACAAACTGGCATCACCAATTTGAATTTTCCCTTCTTCTTTCCTCCTTTCTTACcacctttctttttctttttcttgccTTCAAATGCACTCATAAGATAGTTTTTATTTACCCACTTTTTAGCCCCAATGAAATCATTGTAATCAACATTTCCATCATGAGCTTTATCATGAGCTAAAATTAATTTCTTCATATCCTCCTCTTCAACTGGGGCACTCATACCTTGAAGCACATCACTAAATGATTCTTTCATGATTTTACCACTGTCTTCGGTATCAAAAGCTTGAAATCTGTCCAAAAGTTTCTTCTGCTTTTCATAAACCCAGTCGTACAATTGGATTGCCCATAGTTCATTGTTCTTTCCAACTTTACCGAATGACTTTTCGGCCTTTCTACATTCTTTCATTGCTTCTTTATTGTCTTTGTCTTTGGCAATATTTTTTGGAACATCACCATCATTATTCTTTGGTTTGGGATTACAGCCTATATATTGAAGataaaatgatattaaattatatatgtgcaaaatattttgttgttgtgaAAAATCCACACCAAAGCATGTAAATACAATTTCATCTACCTATCTACCCCTATATTTTTACTGCCAGGAGGCTGGAAACAAgttatgttattttttcttttgcaTCAAGTGCAGCTGTTAAACTGTAATAACTCACCTCTTTGTGCTAGGAATTTACAAAACATTCCATGTCCATGTAGGGCAGATAAGTGTATTGGGTTGTTATTGTCAGAGTTGTACTGGTCAAACTGTGCACCATACCCAGCCATACAAGCCAAGACTAGTAGATTACCACTCTGACAGGCATAATGTGCAGCATGGCCATGTTTAATGTCAATAGCATTCACATCACCACCAGCCTCTAGGATAGCACGAACAACCTTTACACTACCACTAGCTGCTGCTGCCATCAGTGCATTTTTTCCAGTTTTCtgcaaaaaaaacccagaaaaatcCATGCATAAATAAGGTACATGTAATGCAGATTGTTAATTTTTAGATTTTGTAAGGAGAGAACGGTTAACATTTAAGATTTCAATGCTTCTTCTATATTTTAATTGGGGTGTTAAATCTTTCAAAAAGCACATTAAGTACTAGAAATGAAGCATCACATTCTTAtcattacatatatatttattccacaaccatgcaataatattttttggcaaattttaatttgattttctatGCAATTAAGTGACGTTGTCATGAGAAGCATGTCATGAATCAAAGTTAAACTATATTGAGATTTAcaatttaatattgaaatgtcTAGCAGTTGCTTTCAGTCAATCAAAAGTATGGATTCCTttgatatgtacatgtaattcaattatataaatatgaatgaaTCCGATTTTACTATTGAATGTGTATTAATCTAAAATAAGTCCATTGTCCAAATTAATCAGAAGTTGCATCATAAATCAGCCagaatttattaatatatattcagTTGTTAATCTTACTTCTTGTTTGGCATTAGGTTCAGCTCCTTTTTCCATCATCAATATACAAGTATCCTCATTTTCTGAAGCAGTTTCACAGGCAAACATAAGTACAGGTATACCTTCTTTTGAGATATTGTTGATATCAGCACCATTTTCTACTGCAATTTCTAAACATTTAGAATGTCTTTCTGTCGGTGTTATACAGTAAAACAATATACCTGAaaagaaatacatataaaaacatgtatataaataatagtaacaataaatacaataaatactTTGAAAATTATGTGACctcttaataatataaataaatttagttGTAATCATTTACTTTTATGATACATTTTGTATctttgtttatcaaaatattattataaaaaaaaataatgtctttaGGTCTTCTTGtaaaaagttcaaacaaataaatgttcTGACTACAGAGAAAAAcgaataaaaatcaatatatttacacttaaaaaaaataaaatttggagGTAACATCTTGATTATTCCTTTCACTTTTTGTAGCTAGTATAAGCAGTCATCCCTATGTATGTATACAAGTGACAATTATGCTTTTTACCTTTTCCTTCCAAATCTGTTAATTTCATGTTTGCACCATTTTTACAAAGCTCTACCAGACATTCCACATGACCATACTCAGCTGCTCGCATTGCAGCTGAACGCCCCTTGAAGTCCATTACATCTGGATGTGCACCAAGCAGCAATAAAAATCTTATCATATCATCATCATTGGAAGTTGCTGCAACCCCAAGAGCTGTCAAACCATCATTAGGATCATTATAATTGACTAAATGAGGTACTCCATGTAGTGTCATTTTCTCTATGGATTCCTTGTCTTTTTCCCTCACACATTGCAAAAGTTTGCATACTTGCAGTGTTTCAAGTCTTGTTTGAGCAATAGGCATCTTGAATCTGCTATAAATCCAATGCTTCTGTGTATAATTTGCTTTGAAACAAAATTGTGTTGTTCTTCATGAATTAATAAAGAGTTCTACAGATTGCTGGCAGCACACTATTGAACCATCAATTAATCAATTCACAAGCATCAGCAATGAATGGCATTTCCACCTGTTATTGTAAATGATAAATATGATCAGATatttaaaattgttgaatatttgaCAATCGTTTAAATGTAACAGATACTACTTGGACATTCTTTAGTCTTAACTTTATGGATCCAAACCGACAGCTAACACTCCATCATCATAAAACCAAAATAGAGCAAACCCTTAGGCCTTTTAAAATACGAGCAAGACAAATATAAGTAGGCCAAAACATGTACAAATGCTCATGATTAGCCAACCGAACAACTGCTATGAATTTCTAGGGATTTTCTAATCGGTATGCATATGATGAAAGGTTAAATatgttaagaaaataaaatactgtcATTCAAATTTATCAATACTTACATATCTTCATTTGGTTAACGCCATATTTTGTTGTAGCAGTTGTCAAGGAAGACGGAAGTGACCTCGCACCTGCACTGAAGCGTAACTACCGAGTTATCTACTCTTGATGTGACAAATGAGagcaaatcaattaaaaaaaaagtaatc includes:
- the LOC143068249 gene encoding ankyrin repeat and EF-hand domain-containing protein 1-like isoform X1, whose amino-acid sequence is MPIAQTRLETLQVCKLLQCVREKDKESIEKMTLHGVPHLVNYNDPNDGLTALGVAATSNDDDMIRFLLLLGAHPDVMDFKGRSAAMRAAEYGHVECLVELCKNGANMKLTDLEGKGILFYCITPTERHSKCLEIAVENGADINNISKEGIPVLMFACETASENEDTCILMMEKGAEPNAKQEKTGKNALMAAAASGSVKVVRAILEAGGDVNAIDIKHGHAAHYACQSGNLLVLACMAGYGAQFDQYNSDNNNPIHLSALHGHGMFCKFLAQRGCNPKPKNNDGDVPKNIAKDKDNKEAMKECRKAEKSFGKVGKNNELWAIQLYDWVYEKQKKLLDRFQAFDTEDSGKIMKESFSDVLQGMSAPVEEEDMKKLILAHDKAHDGNVDYNDFIGAKKWVNKNYLMSAFEGKKKKKKGGKKGGKKKGKFKLVMPVCVKDDGPRTYGGGPPEMFIERHINFTDTGRFDRDKPPHHPLQDDSSWYLQHPERMYINVTDATKNGDFDSLRTAFQKGSHVDTRDKYYKTPLMCACSAGNLEMVKFLLENGANINARDNFKWTPLHHACHSGQLNVVEFLIEHGAEIDATTMNGGTPLTRAIESSKENVVAYLISRGVRVQTENKKGHNPMDLALAWADPRVIDVVQTKWESMPTPSDKKGGKGKGGKGKGGAKTARPASGPGGDQKENQAPASQQTGERLTTTGTNTGTDRQSSSNPYGTRDFEDGPPRQRKGSILRAASALAQGLDEQEDITYIPLRAWVPQPTTEDLLGEKQKKRDQFTWEVDFDDFQMPFNKNISNRCKAMENEDD
- the LOC143068249 gene encoding ankyrin repeat and EF-hand domain-containing protein 1-like isoform X3; this encodes MPIAQTRLETLQVCKLLQCVREKDKESIEKMTLHGVPHLVNYNDPNDGLTALGVAATSNDDDMIRFLLLLGAHPDVMDFKGRSAAMRAAEYGHVECLVELCKNGANMKLTDLEGKGILFYCITPTERHSKCLEIAVENGADINNISKEGIPVLMFACETASENEDTCILMMEKGAEPNAKQEKTGKNALMAAAASGSVKVVRAILEAGGDVNAIDIKHGHAAHYACQSGNLLVLACMAGYGAQFDQYNSDNNNPIHLSALHGHGMFCKFLAQRGCNPKPKNNDGDVPKNIAKDKDNKEAMKECRKAEKSFGKVGKNNELWAIQLYDWVYEKQKKLLDRFQAFDTEDSGKIMKESFSDVLQGMSAPVEEEDMKKLILAHDKAHDGNVDYNDFIGAKKWVNKNYLMSAFEGKKKKKKGGKKGGKKKGKFKLVMPVCVKDDGPRTYGGGPPEMFIERHINFTDTGRFDRDKPPHHPLQDDSSWYLQHPERMYINVTDATKNGDFDSLRTAFQKGSHVDTRDKYYKTPLMCACSAGNLEMVKFLLENGANINARDNFKWTPLHHACHSGQLNVVEFLIEHGAEIDATTMNGGTPLTRAIESSKENVVAYLISRGVRVQTENKKGHNPMDLALAWADPRVIDVVQTKWESMPTPSDKKGGKGKGGKGKGGAKTARPASGPGGDQKENQAPASQNPYGTRDFEDGPPRQRKGSILRAASALAQGLDEQEDITYIPLRAWVPQPTTEDLLGEKQKKRDQFTWEVDFDDFQMPFNKNISNRCKAMENEDD
- the LOC143068249 gene encoding ankyrin repeat and EF-hand domain-containing protein 1-like isoform X2; amino-acid sequence: MPIAQTRLETLQVCKLLQCVREKDKESIEKMTLHGVPHLVNYNDPNDGLTALGVAATSNDDDMIRFLLLLGAHPDVMDFKGRSAAMRAAEYGHVECLVELCKNGANMKLTDLEGKGILFYCITPTERHSKCLEIAVENGADINNISKEGIPVLMFACETASENEDTCILMMEKGAEPNAKQEKTGKNALMAAAASGSVKVVRAILEAGGDVNAIDIKHGHAAHYACQSGNLLVLACMAGYGAQFDQYNSDNNNPIHLSALHGHGMFCKFLAQRGCNPKPKNNDGDVPKNIAKDKDNKEAMKECRKAEKSFGKVGKNNELWAIQLYDWVYEKQKKLLDRFQAFDTEDSGKIMKESFSDVLQGMSAPVEEEDMKKLILAHDKAHDGNVDYNDFIGAKKWVNKNYLMSAFEGKKKKKKGGKKGGKKKGKFKLVMPVCVKDDGPRTYGGGPPEMFIERHINFTDTGRFDRDKPPHHPLQDDSSWYLQHPERMYINVTDATKNGDFDSLRTAFQKGSHVDTRDKYYKTPLMCACSAGNLEMVKFLLENGANINARDNFKWTPLHHACHSGQLNVVEFLIEHGAEIDATTMNGGTPLTRAIESSKENVVAYLISRGVRVQTENKKGHNPMDLALAWADPRVIDVVQTKWESMPTPSDKKGGKGKGGKGKGGAKTARPASGPGGDQKENQAPASQNYWSFLHCNPYGTRDFEDGPPRQRKGSILRAASALAQGLDEQEDITYIPLRAWVPQPTTEDLLGEKQKKRDQFTWEVDFDDFQMPFNKNISNRCKAMENEDD